The proteins below come from a single Chryseobacterium capnotolerans genomic window:
- a CDS encoding DUF5458 family protein has protein sequence MDSKLQAQESQQQGQQQQHSGQPKGNPLAELNKMGGFGFVESVVDGIANMNPTRKARKEIFLNDNNKSEERKELLQKINLWVNLLEGSESADKMADTCKTKAQQADQNLKKNLKNTLDAVRMLETNYRTVAQFYKNTELDKVDNVSIVNASLDQVSDLDNPLFIDAIAEEFKNYYDRLDLRDNYSLLAIPGYLGSNKVVEKWAKICNENKVMMVTDFANLDKPDDVVDLFHSANLTGGELHRSNVIMTCNWLVGRGKAEEVGEEENVELPPSTSLAGKIHKTLMSQVAAGKKHGNINEVDAVKFELKKSEISQLEKMGLVPMVNEYGKIMAFSAKTLFTGDNIGLQTYSVVRVFDYVTKVLLDFLNRRAFENWNAKNEDDLRRQIVTFLDNIKGPDKLIEKFKIVRFEQDRVNKDRVWLDIRMTPYFPTKSFVIKLDGHKGDDGNEWDAQYTQE, from the coding sequence ATGGATAGCAAATTACAGGCGCAAGAAAGCCAGCAGCAGGGACAACAGCAGCAGCACTCGGGGCAGCCAAAGGGCAACCCGCTTGCAGAGCTCAATAAAATGGGAGGTTTTGGCTTTGTTGAATCCGTTGTAGACGGTATCGCCAATATGAACCCAACTAGAAAAGCAAGGAAAGAAATCTTCCTTAACGATAACAATAAATCAGAAGAAAGAAAAGAACTTCTTCAAAAGATTAACCTTTGGGTAAACCTTTTGGAAGGTAGTGAATCTGCTGATAAAATGGCAGATACATGCAAAACCAAAGCACAACAGGCTGATCAAAACTTAAAGAAAAATCTTAAAAATACACTGGATGCAGTTCGTATGTTAGAAACCAACTACAGAACTGTAGCTCAATTCTATAAAAATACAGAATTGGATAAAGTGGATAACGTAAGTATTGTGAATGCAAGCCTTGATCAGGTTTCAGACTTAGATAATCCTTTATTCATTGATGCCATTGCTGAAGAATTCAAAAATTACTACGACCGTTTAGATCTTAGAGATAATTACTCACTTCTTGCTATTCCTGGATACTTAGGATCTAATAAAGTTGTTGAAAAGTGGGCTAAAATCTGTAACGAGAACAAAGTGATGATGGTTACAGACTTTGCTAACCTTGATAAACCCGATGACGTTGTAGACTTATTCCATTCTGCCAACCTTACAGGGGGTGAACTTCACAGAAGTAACGTGATCATGACGTGTAACTGGCTAGTAGGACGAGGAAAAGCTGAAGAAGTAGGAGAAGAAGAAAACGTAGAACTTCCACCATCCACTTCATTAGCAGGTAAAATCCACAAGACATTAATGTCTCAGGTAGCAGCAGGTAAGAAACACGGTAATATCAACGAAGTAGACGCTGTAAAATTCGAATTGAAGAAAAGTGAAATTTCTCAATTGGAAAAAATGGGTCTTGTACCAATGGTTAACGAATATGGTAAAATTATGGCTTTCTCTGCAAAGACATTATTTACAGGAGACAACATCGGTCTTCAGACGTATTCAGTAGTTCGTGTATTCGACTATGTAACTAAAGTATTACTAGACTTCCTGAACAGAAGAGCTTTCGAAAATTGGAATGCTAAAAACGAAGACGATTTGAGAAGACAAATTGTAACGTTCCTTGACAATATCAAAGGACCGGACAAATTGATCGAGAAATTTAAGATTGTTCGTTTCGAACAGGATAGAGTAAACAAAGACAGAGTATGGCTGGATATCCGTATGACGCCTTATTTCCCTACAAAAAGTTTCGTTATTAAACTAGACGGACATAAAGGAGATGATGGTAACGAATGGGATGCACAATACACTCAGGAATAA
- the mutY gene encoding A/G-specific adenine glycosylase translates to MEKNNTASEFLHVGNRLLEWYRNNARDLPFRQTKDPYKIWICEIVFQQTRINQGLNHYNNFIKRFPDVKTLAEAEENEVLLYWKGLGYYSRAINIHKAAQQIMNDYDGIFPNQYEEILKLKGIGKYTAAAVSSICFDGKMPAVDGNFYRVLSRFFADDFDISNSRAFTYFSELATLIMPDNVGDFNQAMMDIGSEICKPKNPLCGECPINEDCLAFSLQKISDYPVKTKKVKAEDLALTYYFVQRNGKFLIRQRKDDFIWKKLFEFPSSISSEMEPFITGAKTVTHKLTHKNLSIEIFKVEVPSEDMWNRFITENQYQITDVEGSHEKSFPKPLENYIQNSLKD, encoded by the coding sequence TTGGAAAAGAATAATACAGCTTCAGAGTTTCTTCATGTAGGAAACAGGCTTTTGGAATGGTATCGCAATAATGCAAGAGATCTGCCTTTCAGACAGACAAAAGATCCTTATAAAATCTGGATCTGTGAAATTGTATTTCAGCAGACAAGAATTAATCAGGGGCTTAACCATTATAATAATTTCATTAAAAGATTTCCGGATGTAAAAACTTTGGCTGAAGCTGAGGAAAATGAAGTTTTGCTTTATTGGAAAGGTTTAGGATATTATTCAAGAGCGATCAATATTCATAAAGCTGCTCAGCAGATTATGAATGATTACGACGGTATATTTCCCAATCAGTACGAAGAAATTTTAAAACTGAAAGGAATTGGTAAATATACGGCTGCAGCTGTTTCAAGCATTTGTTTTGATGGAAAAATGCCAGCCGTTGATGGTAACTTTTACCGGGTTCTCAGTCGTTTCTTTGCTGACGATTTTGATATTTCAAACTCTAGGGCTTTTACTTATTTTTCAGAGCTGGCAACCTTGATAATGCCGGATAACGTTGGAGATTTCAATCAGGCGATGATGGATATCGGTTCAGAAATCTGTAAACCTAAAAATCCATTATGTGGAGAATGTCCGATAAATGAAGACTGTCTTGCTTTTTCTTTACAAAAAATTTCAGATTACCCTGTTAAAACAAAAAAAGTAAAGGCTGAAGATCTTGCTTTAACCTATTATTTTGTTCAGAGAAATGGTAAATTTCTTATCCGCCAGAGAAAAGACGACTTTATCTGGAAAAAATTATTTGAATTTCCATCTTCTATTTCTTCTGAAATGGAACCTTTTATTACTGGTGCAAAAACGGTTACCCACAAACTGACCCATAAGAATTTAAGCATTGAAATATTTAAGGTTGAGGTACCTTCAGAAGATATGTGGAATCGTTTTATTACTGAAAATCAATACCAGATTACCGATGTTGAGGGTTCTCATGAAAAATCCTTTCCGAAGCCTCTGGAAAATTACATTCAAAACTCATTGAAAGACTGA
- the gldD gene encoding gliding motility lipoprotein GldD → MIKKVIFIFVSLLLISCGKDPVPKPYGELRLEYPAPKYQKFENNCAYTFEYSDFANITAAKKPCWYYLNYPQMKAKVFVTYYPIQNDFAEHIKEAEKMVYEHTIKASSIDTKSFEYPEKKVYGNFYELKGQSASNLQFYITDSTKHFVTGYLYFNTRPKPDSLAPAVNYIKNDMKHMLDSFEWKK, encoded by the coding sequence ATGATTAAAAAAGTCATTTTTATTTTTGTATCACTGCTTTTAATTTCATGTGGAAAAGACCCGGTTCCGAAACCCTACGGAGAACTGCGTCTGGAATATCCGGCTCCGAAATATCAAAAGTTTGAAAACAACTGCGCCTATACCTTCGAGTATTCGGATTTTGCTAATATTACCGCAGCGAAAAAACCGTGCTGGTATTATCTGAACTACCCTCAAATGAAAGCAAAGGTTTTTGTAACCTATTATCCGATACAGAACGACTTTGCAGAACATATCAAAGAAGCTGAAAAAATGGTATATGAACATACCATTAAAGCCAGTTCCATAGATACAAAATCCTTTGAATACCCTGAAAAGAAAGTTTACGGGAATTTTTATGAACTGAAAGGGCAGAGCGCTTCCAATCTTCAATTTTACATTACAGACAGCACGAAACACTTCGTGACTGGTTACTTATACTTTAATACGAGACCGAAACCGGACTCTCTGGCTCCTGCAGTGAACTATATCAAAAACGATATGAAGCACATGCTGGACTCTTTTGAATGGAAAAAATAA
- a CDS encoding PfkB family carbohydrate kinase — MKLLVVGSVAFDAIETPFGKTDKILGGAATYIGITSSILGVKSGIVSVVGGDFPQEHLDMFTNRDVNIEGIEIVKEGKTFFWSGKYHNDLNTRDTLATEVNVLENFDPKIPDSMQDAEILLLGNLHPGVQLSVLEKMNNRPKLVILDTMNFWMDCAWDILMDMIAKTDVITINDEEARQLSGEYSLVKAAKKIHTMGPEYVIIKKGEHGALLFHDNKVFAIPALPLEDVFDPTGAGDTFAGGFAAYLAKKGKIDFDTMKSALIVGSAMASFTVEKFGTQRIEEVNESDMFGRLRQFKELTTFDVELQ; from the coding sequence ATGAAACTTTTAGTTGTAGGAAGTGTTGCATTTGATGCAATTGAAACACCATTTGGTAAAACGGACAAAATTTTAGGCGGAGCTGCTACTTATATTGGGATCACTTCATCTATTTTAGGCGTTAAATCCGGTATTGTTTCTGTAGTAGGAGGAGACTTTCCACAGGAACACCTTGATATGTTTACAAACAGAGACGTAAATATCGAAGGAATTGAAATCGTAAAAGAAGGAAAAACATTCTTTTGGTCAGGAAAATATCACAATGACCTTAATACCAGAGATACTTTAGCTACCGAAGTAAACGTATTGGAGAACTTTGACCCGAAAATCCCGGATTCAATGCAGGATGCTGAAATTTTATTACTTGGTAACCTACACCCTGGAGTTCAGTTATCCGTATTGGAAAAAATGAACAACCGTCCTAAGCTTGTGATTCTTGATACCATGAATTTCTGGATGGATTGTGCGTGGGATATTTTGATGGATATGATTGCTAAAACTGATGTAATTACCATCAATGATGAAGAAGCAAGACAACTTTCAGGAGAATATTCTCTGGTAAAAGCTGCTAAGAAGATCCACACAATGGGACCTGAATATGTAATCATCAAAAAAGGAGAGCACGGAGCTTTACTTTTCCATGACAATAAAGTATTTGCAATCCCTGCACTTCCATTGGAAGATGTTTTTGATCCAACCGGTGCTGGAGATACTTTCGCAGGAGGTTTTGCCGCTTACCTTGCTAAAAAAGGCAAAATTGATTTTGATACAATGAAGTCTGCTTTAATCGTGGGATCTGCAATGGCTTCTTTCACTGTAGAAAAATTCGGAACACAAAGAATAGAAGAAGTAAACGAATCAGATATGTTCGGCAGATTGAGACAATTTAAAGAATTGACGACATTTGATGTTGAACTGCAGTAA
- a CDS encoding type VI secretion system contractile sheath small subunit, whose product MAMFNYGVGGNEVKVDANEAIQEIQENKSLIVSQLTTEESYTPEIVTGLKTVEDVFRHFQPSVAVQHETEDGGLVDEEFRFQNLGDFTPKSLTQKSDYLQQLSMEQEQYNKIVRQLKTNKILRNMLENDQTRAAFIEVLKEVAQELEK is encoded by the coding sequence ATGGCAATGTTTAATTATGGTGTTGGCGGAAACGAAGTAAAAGTAGACGCTAATGAAGCTATTCAGGAAATACAGGAAAATAAATCACTGATAGTAAGCCAGCTTACAACAGAAGAATCTTATACCCCTGAAATTGTAACAGGATTAAAAACTGTGGAAGATGTGTTCAGACACTTTCAGCCTTCTGTAGCAGTACAGCATGAAACAGAAGACGGAGGATTGGTTGACGAAGAATTCCGTTTTCAAAATCTTGGAGACTTTACTCCTAAAAGCCTTACTCAGAAATCTGACTATCTTCAGCAGCTGAGCATGGAACAGGAGCAGTACAACAAAATTGTACGTCAGTTGAAAACCAATAAAATTCTTCGTAATATGCTGGAGAACGATCAGACAAGAGCGGCGTTCATCGAAGTATTGAAAGAAGTAGCACAAGAACTTGAAAAATAA
- a CDS encoding peptidylprolyl isomerase: MTNKLKITYLLGIFIMIFSSNMMNAQLKPGDLVDGIAAVIGNEIVLESDVTEQMNYGKQQGASNTDKCEFLESLINNKLLVYEAKKDTLIENRSAAIKEQANQKYRQLLSQFPDEKSLLAAYKFRNSYEMKNAIEKIDTDQYYGQAKYQRVTDKADVTPNEVTDFYNMYKMQLPQVKDEVTLAQIMMYPTLTEAHKQDLINRLKKIKQDILGGETFESQARIYSEDEGSASNGGLYKNINKGQMVKPFEAAALNLQENEISDPIESEFGYHIIQLLKRSGKVYDARHILLKATPTDEELKMAKAKLDSIRGLIVDGKMTFKDAAFKFSDDKRTKFNAGIIPGGDGSDKIERESIPGTISYELAGLNKGDITTAFEDEDNRRKAVKIIKLDDVIPSHQITLETDFSRIKQMALNKKKNEMVEKFVNSKLPTTFISIDGRYDNCNFKSNWKKESIKK; encoded by the coding sequence ATGACAAATAAACTAAAAATCACTTATCTTCTTGGGATTTTCATCATGATATTTTCTTCTAATATGATGAACGCCCAGCTTAAACCAGGAGATTTAGTGGATGGTATTGCTGCTGTGATCGGAAATGAAATTGTTTTAGAATCAGATGTTACGGAGCAGATGAATTATGGGAAACAACAGGGAGCCAGCAACACAGATAAATGTGAGTTCCTTGAAAGCCTTATCAACAACAAACTTCTTGTATACGAAGCAAAAAAAGATACGTTAATTGAAAACCGTTCTGCTGCAATCAAAGAGCAGGCTAATCAAAAATACCGTCAGTTGCTTTCTCAATTTCCGGATGAAAAATCACTATTAGCGGCTTATAAATTCAGAAATTCTTACGAAATGAAAAACGCTATCGAGAAAATCGATACGGATCAATATTACGGACAGGCAAAATACCAGAGAGTTACAGATAAAGCAGACGTTACTCCTAATGAGGTAACTGACTTTTATAATATGTATAAAATGCAGCTGCCACAGGTAAAAGATGAAGTTACTTTAGCCCAGATCATGATGTATCCTACCTTAACGGAAGCTCACAAGCAAGATCTTATCAACAGACTGAAAAAGATCAAGCAGGATATTCTTGGCGGAGAAACATTTGAAAGCCAGGCGAGAATTTATTCTGAAGATGAAGGTTCTGCTTCTAATGGTGGATTATATAAAAACATCAACAAAGGACAGATGGTGAAGCCTTTCGAAGCTGCAGCATTAAATCTTCAGGAAAACGAAATTTCAGATCCTATTGAATCTGAATTCGGATACCACATCATTCAGCTATTGAAGAGATCAGGTAAAGTGTATGATGCAAGACATATTCTTTTAAAAGCTACTCCTACTGATGAAGAACTGAAAATGGCGAAAGCAAAATTAGACAGCATCAGAGGTTTAATTGTTGACGGAAAGATGACATTTAAAGATGCAGCGTTCAAGTTCTCAGATGATAAAAGAACTAAATTCAATGCTGGTATCATTCCTGGTGGCGACGGTTCTGATAAAATTGAAAGAGAAAGTATCCCTGGAACAATCAGCTACGAATTGGCTGGTCTGAATAAAGGGGATATTACAACGGCTTTTGAAGATGAAGATAATAGAAGAAAAGCTGTGAAAATCATTAAACTTGATGATGTCATTCCTTCACACCAGATCACTCTGGAAACAGACTTTAGCAGAATCAAGCAGATGGCGCTCAATAAAAAGAAAAACGAAATGGTTGAGAAGTTTGTTAACTCCAAATTGCCAACTACTTTCATCTCCATCGACGGACGTTACGATAACTGTAACTTTAAATCCAACTGGAAGAAAGAATCAATCAAAAAATAA